One Rhizobiales bacterium GAS188 DNA window includes the following coding sequences:
- a CDS encoding glucose 1-dehydrogenase, which translates to MTHHCARLAGRTALVTGGSRGIGRAVAERFAAEGATVAINHPGHEEPALQALEAARQASRAAGHDSGRHLIIGADVSDVRAVEAMFETVLDTLGRLDILINNAGIQKELPSDKLDPQGLDQVLGVNLMGAAYCAQLAIRHFLSRAGGGAIVNTSSVHQIIPKPGYLGYSLSKGGLGNLTRTLALEFADRGIRVNAVAPGAILTEMNDAWRHDAKARADVEAHIPMGRAGTVEEMAAVFAFLASDDASYITGQTIFACGGLTLYGDFMRNWSS; encoded by the coding sequence ATGACGCACCACTGCGCGCGCCTCGCCGGTCGAACGGCGCTCGTGACCGGAGGCTCACGCGGCATCGGCCGCGCCGTCGCGGAGCGCTTCGCCGCCGAGGGCGCGACAGTCGCGATCAACCATCCCGGTCACGAGGAGCCGGCGCTGCAGGCGCTCGAAGCCGCAAGGCAAGCGAGCCGCGCGGCGGGACACGATTCCGGCCGGCATCTGATCATCGGGGCGGATGTCTCCGATGTCCGGGCGGTCGAGGCGATGTTCGAGACCGTGCTCGACACTCTCGGCCGGCTCGATATCCTGATCAACAATGCCGGCATCCAGAAGGAGCTCCCGAGCGACAAGCTCGACCCGCAGGGGCTCGATCAGGTGCTCGGGGTCAACCTCATGGGCGCCGCTTATTGCGCCCAGCTCGCCATCCGCCACTTCCTGTCGCGGGCGGGGGGCGGCGCCATCGTCAACACATCGAGCGTGCACCAGATCATCCCCAAGCCCGGCTATCTCGGCTATTCGCTGAGCAAGGGCGGGCTCGGCAACCTGACGCGCACCCTCGCCCTCGAATTCGCCGATCGCGGCATCAGGGTGAATGCCGTCGCGCCGGGCGCCATCCTGACCGAGATGAACGATGCCTGGCGCCATGATGCGAAGGCCAGGGCCGATGTCGAGGCCCATATCCCCATGGGACGAGCCGGCACGGTCGAGGAGATGGCGGCGGTCTTCGCTTTCCTTGCCTCGGACGACGCCTCCTACATCACCGGCCAGACGATCTTCGCCTGCGGCGGGCTCACCCTCTATGGCGACTTCATGCGCAATTGGTCATCGTGA
- a CDS encoding acetolactate synthase, large subunit: MKRPDNKRSGNAKSARAKAVSAKSVSAKPAPSRDATRARNNAPISGGEAIVRSLIENGVDTVFGLPGAQMYSLFDALYQESGRITTYGARHEQGTAYMAFGYARSTGRPGVFSVVPGPGILNASAAISTAWGCCAPVLCVTGQLPSEFIGRRRGHLHEIPDQLGTLRSLCKWAARIERPADTPRVMNEAFRQMLSGRPGPVAVEMAWDVMGKREQVVFDGPASIDQAPDPDPEAVLQAAKILVSAKRPMIMLGSGAQHAAKEVRALAEALDAPVSAMRGGRGIVSEADPLGVSAYAAYLLWEKTDALIAIGTRAEMAYMRWTGMTTLIDRPEAPPHLIRIDIDPEEMLRLKPHAGIVADSAAGARALLEAVQALKRPRRDNRKTIAAAKVKAAKAVSKVQPQVDYLDTIREVLPRDGFFVTELCQAGFTSYTSFPVYEPRTYVSEGFQGTLGAGFQTALGVKVAHPDKAVVSITGDGGFMFGVQELATAAQHDIGLVTVLFNNDSFGNVRRDQDTRFGGRVIGADLVNPDFMKLADSFGVAGYRVHSPAELKPVLARAIAAGKPCLIEAVVKKGSEVSPWEFLMTSGRAGQTAPPARRRA; this comes from the coding sequence TTGAAAAGACCTGACAATAAAAGATCTGGAAACGCCAAATCCGCTCGTGCCAAGGCCGTCAGCGCCAAATCCGTGAGCGCCAAGCCCGCGCCAAGCCGCGATGCCACACGCGCCCGCAACAATGCGCCGATCTCGGGCGGCGAAGCCATCGTGCGCTCGCTGATCGAGAACGGCGTCGATACCGTCTTCGGCCTGCCGGGCGCGCAGATGTATTCGCTCTTCGATGCGCTCTATCAGGAGAGCGGACGCATCACGACCTATGGGGCGCGCCACGAGCAGGGAACGGCCTATATGGCGTTCGGCTATGCGCGCTCGACCGGCCGCCCGGGCGTGTTCTCGGTGGTGCCGGGGCCCGGCATCCTGAACGCCTCGGCCGCCATTTCCACCGCCTGGGGCTGCTGCGCGCCGGTGCTGTGCGTCACCGGGCAACTGCCTTCCGAGTTCATCGGGCGCCGGCGCGGACATCTGCATGAAATCCCCGACCAGCTCGGCACCTTGCGTAGCCTGTGCAAATGGGCGGCGCGCATCGAGCGGCCGGCCGATACGCCGCGCGTGATGAACGAGGCCTTCCGCCAGATGCTGTCGGGCCGTCCGGGGCCGGTCGCGGTCGAGATGGCCTGGGACGTGATGGGCAAGCGCGAGCAGGTGGTGTTCGACGGTCCGGCCAGCATCGATCAGGCTCCCGACCCGGATCCCGAGGCGGTGCTGCAGGCCGCCAAGATCCTGGTCTCGGCGAAGCGCCCGATGATCATGCTGGGCAGCGGCGCCCAACATGCGGCAAAGGAAGTGCGCGCCCTTGCCGAGGCGCTCGACGCGCCGGTCTCGGCGATGCGCGGCGGCCGCGGCATCGTCTCGGAGGCCGATCCGCTCGGCGTATCCGCCTATGCGGCCTATCTGCTGTGGGAAAAGACCGACGCCCTCATCGCCATCGGCACCCGCGCCGAGATGGCCTATATGCGCTGGACCGGCATGACGACGCTCATCGATCGGCCGGAAGCCCCGCCCCATCTCATCCGCATCGACATCGACCCCGAGGAGATGCTGCGACTGAAGCCTCATGCCGGCATCGTGGCGGATTCGGCAGCAGGAGCCCGCGCCCTGCTCGAGGCGGTGCAGGCGCTGAAGCGCCCGCGCCGCGACAACCGCAAGACGATCGCTGCCGCCAAGGTCAAGGCCGCCAAGGCGGTCAGCAAGGTGCAGCCGCAGGTCGATTATCTCGACACCATCCGCGAGGTGCTGCCGCGCGACGGCTTCTTCGTCACCGAGCTCTGCCAGGCTGGCTTCACCTCCTATACGAGCTTCCCGGTCTACGAGCCGCGCACCTATGTGTCCGAGGGCTTCCAGGGGACGCTCGGGGCCGGCTTCCAGACGGCGCTCGGCGTCAAGGTCGCCCATCCCGACAAGGCCGTCGTGTCGATCACCGGCGATGGCGGCTTCATGTTCGGCGTGCAGGAGCTTGCGACCGCGGCCCAGCACGATATCGGCCTCGTCACCGTGCTCTTCAACAATGACAGCTTCGGCAATGTGCGCCGCGACCAGGATACGCGCTTTGGCGGGCGAGTGATCGGGGCGGACCTCGTCAATCCCGACTTCATGAAGCTCGCCGACAGCTTCGGCGTGGCCGGCTACCGGGTGCATTCGCCCGCCGAGCTGAAGCCCGTCCTGGCGCGCGCCATCGCGGCCGGCAAGCCCTGCCTGATCGAGGCCGTGGTCAAGAAGGGCAGCGAGGTCTCCCCTTGGGAGTTCCTGATGACTTCCGGCCGCGCCGGCCAAACTGCGCCCCCGGCACGACGACGCGCCTGA
- a CDS encoding Membrane-associated enzyme, PAP2 (acid phosphatase) superfamily, producing MKRSLALALLAAFGLVLLMAILAAHPDLDLAIARRFYAMEGESFGARSDGLLIVLRDLGYYLPIALLALACLGWLRGRWSPAAAKVFTGRRILFLALSFAIGPGLIVNAVLKDVSHRPRPAQVEEFGGSSAFRPWYAFDGVCAKNCSFASGEVAGATWLLAPASLAPPAWRTLALTGAALFAVTVGVLRMAFGGHFASDVVAAALVTLACILALGWGLRRRRAAPPL from the coding sequence GTGAAGCGCTCCCTGGCCCTCGCCCTCCTCGCCGCTTTCGGTCTCGTCCTGCTCATGGCGATTCTCGCGGCCCACCCCGATCTCGATCTCGCCATCGCAAGGCGCTTCTACGCGATGGAGGGGGAGAGCTTCGGGGCGCGTTCCGACGGCTTGCTGATCGTGCTGCGCGATCTCGGTTATTACCTGCCGATCGCCCTGCTCGCTCTCGCTTGCCTCGGCTGGCTGCGCGGCAGATGGAGCCCCGCAGCCGCCAAGGTCTTCACCGGCCGGCGCATCCTGTTCCTGGCCCTGAGTTTTGCGATCGGGCCGGGCCTCATCGTCAACGCCGTCCTGAAGGACGTGTCGCATCGGCCGCGCCCGGCCCAGGTGGAAGAGTTCGGCGGCTCGAGCGCCTTCCGCCCCTGGTATGCTTTCGACGGCGTCTGCGCCAAAAACTGCTCCTTCGCCTCGGGCGAAGTCGCCGGCGCGACCTGGCTCTTGGCACCCGCTTCGCTCGCTCCGCCGGCCTGGCGGACCCTGGCGCTTACAGGTGCAGCTCTCTTTGCGGTCACGGTCGGCGTGTTGCGCATGGCGTTCGGGGGCCATTTCGCCTCCGATGTCGTTGCGGCGGCGCTCGTCACCCTCGCCTGCATCCTCGCGCTCGGCTGGGGCTTGCGGCGAAGACGTGCTGCGCCACCCCTTTGA
- a CDS encoding Protein-disulfide isomerase — translation MLTRRHATRILGATALAGVTGLKAMITPARAADPSSADLAMAGPLGDVWLGSADAKCTIIEYASMTCTHCAAFHRLTWPKLKSTYIDTGKVHFTLREFPLDPLASAGFMLARCAGNDKYFAMTDLLFDKQDDWAFVKKPLESLASLTKQAGFTQKSFEECLKNQEIRAGVEAVRSRADTILGVDATPTFFINGKKYDGEMNFEAMDKIIAPIVNA, via the coding sequence ATGCTCACCCGCCGCCATGCCACCCGGATTCTCGGCGCGACCGCGCTTGCGGGCGTCACCGGTCTCAAAGCCATGATCACACCTGCCCGCGCGGCTGATCCGAGCAGCGCCGATCTCGCCATGGCCGGGCCGCTCGGCGATGTCTGGCTCGGCTCGGCGGACGCCAAATGCACCATCATCGAATATGCCTCGATGACCTGCACCCATTGCGCAGCCTTCCACCGCCTCACCTGGCCCAAGCTGAAATCGACCTATATCGACACCGGCAAGGTGCATTTCACCTTGCGCGAATTCCCGCTCGACCCGCTGGCCAGCGCCGGCTTCATGCTGGCCCGCTGCGCCGGCAATGACAAATATTTCGCGATGACCGACCTTCTGTTCGACAAGCAGGACGACTGGGCCTTCGTCAAGAAGCCGCTGGAGTCGTTGGCCTCGCTGACCAAGCAGGCCGGTTTCACACAGAAATCCTTCGAGGAATGTTTGAAGAATCAGGAGATTCGTGCTGGCGTCGAAGCTGTTCGTTCGCGTGCCGATACGATTCTCGGCGTCGATGCCACGCCGACCTTCTTCATCAACGGGAAGAAGTATGATGGGGAAATGAACTTTGAGGCCATGGACAAGATCATCGCGCCGATCGTCAATGCCTGA
- a CDS encoding condensin subunit Smc — protein sequence MKLARLRVAGFKTFVEPTEILFEDGLSGVVGPNGCGKSNLVEALRWVMGENAQKNLRAAAMDDVIFSGSNMRPARSTAEVLLTLDNQSRTAPAAFNEHDTLEVSRKIEREKGSTYRINSREVRARDVQILFADAATGARSHALVRQGQIGEIISAKPQARRRILEDAAGIAGLHTRRHEAELRLNASEANLARVEDVLKQLDQQIDSLKRQARQAEKYRSLAASIRKAQALLSLISMADAQKTVLEAESALTMATAGLAETAQIQAQAATAQAIAAAALPPLRESEAKAASGLQRLLIAREALDGEERRMKERRAELERRLAEARADLERAQSLLGDADANLKRLASEAESLTEAASDNDAVEAPLRARLEEAQAELAASDSALSEAQKAAAEASALRATAERASREETARAARLATELQRVLGEVERLAGEQARLADIEAARAVMAEAEDVFAASEAKARAAREAHAAARETEQRGRAPLAAAEREAQRLETEARTLRKLVEPAVTQWPPVLDHVTARKGYEAALGAAMGEDLDASTDISAPAHWALIEAEDDAALPAGALPLSGLVQAPRALQRRLDQIGVVDRSAGEALRAALRPGQILVSPEGDIWRWDGFTSAADAPSAAARRLAERNRLGDLEAAGAAARESLALLRTESERLAGAVRQAAIEETRAIEMMAASRREFDTAREKLSQAERRSAGLSATIATANEAKRRLEDDVADARRRAEEAEAALQDLPESGGLEAALATARAASQANRDTMAQAKAALESARRDNALRMSRLQAIATESAAWEERRTRAGAQITDLAERREETEAGIASLDEAPAAFLEKRRALLHDLEQAEAARRAAADQLAAAEATQSEADRAARQAIDSLANAREAKARSEERLSGATERRQTLIAGVRDELETELSALPGLAGVSLDEALPEARGVEERLTSLKQERERLGGVNLLADEELTTIETERNKLGTERDDLTEAIKRLRQAIASLNREGAERLTAAFVTVNAHFQSLFKTLFGGGSAELQLVESDDPLEAGLELVANPPGKKPQTLSLLSGGEQALAATALIFAVFLTNPSPICVLDEVDAPLDDANVERFCDLVRDIAARTSTRFLVITHNPISMARMDRLYGVTMPERGVSQIVSVDLETAERFAAE from the coding sequence ATGAAGCTCGCTCGCCTGCGGGTTGCAGGCTTCAAGACCTTCGTCGAACCGACCGAAATCCTGTTCGAGGACGGGCTTTCGGGTGTTGTCGGCCCGAATGGCTGCGGCAAGTCCAATCTCGTCGAGGCCTTGCGCTGGGTGATGGGCGAGAACGCCCAGAAGAACCTGCGCGCCGCCGCCATGGACGACGTGATCTTCTCCGGCTCGAATATGCGCCCGGCGCGCAGCACGGCCGAGGTGCTTTTGACCCTCGACAATCAGAGCCGCACGGCACCGGCCGCCTTCAACGAGCATGACACGCTCGAAGTCTCGCGCAAGATCGAGCGCGAGAAGGGGTCGACCTACCGCATCAATTCCCGCGAGGTGCGGGCCCGCGACGTGCAGATCCTGTTCGCGGACGCAGCGACCGGCGCGCGCTCGCATGCGCTGGTGCGGCAGGGACAGATCGGCGAGATCATCTCCGCCAAACCGCAAGCGAGGCGGCGCATTCTCGAGGATGCGGCGGGCATTGCCGGCCTGCATACGCGCCGCCACGAGGCGGAGCTGCGCCTGAACGCCTCCGAGGCCAATCTGGCGCGCGTCGAGGATGTGCTGAAGCAGCTCGACCAGCAGATCGACAGCCTGAAGCGCCAGGCGCGCCAGGCGGAGAAATATCGCTCGCTCGCCGCCAGCATCCGCAAGGCGCAGGCCCTGCTGTCGCTGATCTCGATGGCGGATGCCCAGAAGACCGTGCTGGAGGCCGAGAGCGCCCTGACCATGGCGACCGCCGGCCTCGCCGAAACCGCGCAGATCCAGGCCCAGGCCGCGACCGCGCAGGCGATAGCTGCCGCTGCGCTGCCGCCCCTGCGCGAGAGCGAGGCGAAGGCCGCCTCCGGCCTGCAGCGCCTCTTGATCGCCCGCGAGGCGCTCGACGGCGAGGAGCGGCGCATGAAGGAGCGCCGCGCCGAGCTCGAGCGCCGGCTCGCCGAGGCCCGCGCCGATCTCGAGCGCGCCCAGAGCCTGCTCGGCGATGCCGACGCCAATCTGAAGCGCCTGGCGAGCGAGGCCGAGAGCTTGACCGAGGCCGCTTCCGACAATGATGCGGTCGAAGCCCCGTTGCGCGCCCGCCTTGAGGAGGCGCAAGCCGAGCTCGCGGCGAGCGATTCCGCCTTGTCCGAGGCGCAGAAGGCTGCAGCCGAGGCGTCGGCCTTGCGCGCTACGGCCGAACGCGCCTCGCGCGAAGAAACCGCACGTGCGGCGCGGCTCGCGACCGAGCTGCAACGCGTGCTCGGCGAGGTGGAGAGGCTGGCGGGCGAGCAGGCCCGGCTCGCCGATATCGAGGCGGCCCGCGCCGTGATGGCGGAGGCCGAAGACGTGTTCGCGGCCTCCGAGGCCAAGGCCCGCGCGGCGCGCGAAGCGCATGCGGCGGCGCGCGAGACGGAGCAGCGTGGCCGCGCCCCGCTGGCCGCGGCCGAGCGTGAAGCCCAGAGGCTCGAAACCGAGGCGCGCACCTTGCGCAAGCTGGTCGAGCCGGCCGTGACCCAATGGCCTCCCGTGCTCGACCATGTGACCGCCAGGAAGGGCTATGAGGCGGCGCTCGGCGCCGCGATGGGCGAGGATCTCGACGCTTCGACCGACATCTCGGCGCCCGCCCACTGGGCCCTCATCGAGGCCGAGGACGATGCCGCCTTGCCCGCAGGCGCCCTGCCCTTGTCAGGGCTCGTCCAGGCGCCACGCGCCTTGCAGCGGCGCCTCGACCAGATCGGCGTCGTCGACCGGAGCGCCGGCGAAGCTTTGCGCGCGGCGCTGCGCCCGGGGCAGATCCTGGTGTCGCCAGAGGGCGATATCTGGCGCTGGGACGGCTTCACCTCCGCGGCCGATGCGCCTTCGGCGGCCGCCCGGCGCCTCGCGGAACGCAACCGCCTGGGCGATCTCGAGGCCGCGGGCGCCGCGGCCCGCGAGAGCCTGGCGCTGCTGCGCACCGAATCGGAGCGCCTGGCAGGCGCTGTGAGGCAGGCGGCCATCGAGGAGACCCGTGCCATCGAGATGATGGCCGCCTCCCGCCGCGAATTCGACACGGCGCGCGAGAAGCTCAGCCAGGCCGAGCGGCGCTCGGCGGGGCTTTCGGCCACGATCGCCACCGCCAATGAGGCCAAGCGCCGCCTCGAAGACGATGTGGCGGATGCGCGCCGGCGCGCCGAGGAGGCCGAGGCCGCGTTGCAGGACCTGCCGGAATCGGGTGGGCTCGAGGCGGCGCTCGCAACCGCGCGTGCCGCGTCGCAAGCGAACCGCGACACGATGGCACAGGCCAAAGCGGCGCTCGAATCTGCGCGTCGCGACAATGCCTTGCGCATGAGCCGTTTGCAGGCGATCGCGACGGAAAGCGCCGCCTGGGAGGAGCGTCGGACGCGCGCCGGCGCCCAGATCACCGATTTGGCCGAGCGCCGCGAAGAGACCGAGGCCGGCATCGCGAGCCTCGACGAGGCGCCGGCGGCCTTCCTGGAGAAGCGGCGAGCCCTGCTCCACGATCTCGAACAGGCCGAGGCGGCGCGCCGTGCCGCCGCCGATCAGCTGGCGGCCGCCGAGGCGACGCAGAGCGAGGCCGACCGCGCCGCTCGCCAGGCGATCGATTCGCTGGCGAATGCGCGTGAAGCCAAGGCGCGCTCCGAGGAGAGGCTGTCGGGTGCCACGGAGCGGCGCCAGACCCTGATCGCCGGCGTGCGCGACGAGCTCGAGACCGAGCTTTCCGCCTTGCCCGGATTGGCCGGCGTATCGCTCGACGAGGCGCTGCCCGAGGCGCGCGGCGTCGAGGAGAGGCTGACGAGCCTGAAACAGGAGCGCGAGCGCCTGGGCGGCGTCAACCTGCTCGCCGACGAAGAGCTGACCACGATCGAGACCGAACGCAACAAACTCGGCACGGAGCGCGACGACCTCACCGAGGCCATCAAGCGGCTGCGCCAGGCCATCGCCAGCCTCAATCGCGAGGGAGCCGAGCGGCTGACTGCGGCCTTCGTCACGGTGAACGCGCATTTCCAAAGCCTTTTCAAGACCTTGTTCGGCGGCGGCTCGGCCGAGCTGCAGCTCGTCGAATCGGATGATCCGCTCGAGGCCGGGCTCGAGCTCGTCGCCAATCCGCCCGGCAAGAAGCCGCAGACGCTGTCGCTGCTTTCGGGCGGCGAGCAGGCGCTGGCCGCCACCGCCCTGATCTTCGCGGTGTTCCTGACCAATCCCTCGCCCATTTGTGTGCTCGACGAGGTGGATGCGCCGCTCGACGACGCCAATGTCGAGCGCTTCTGCGATCTGGTGCGTGACATCGCCGCCAGGACCAGCACGCGCTTCCTGGTGATCACCCACAACCCGATCAGCATGGCGCGCATGGATCGGCTCTACGGCGTCACCATGCCGGAACGAGGCGTATCGCAGATCGTCTCTGTCGATCTCGAAACCGCCGAGCGCTTCGCGGCCGAGTAA
- a CDS encoding ATP synthase protein I (manually curated), translating to MSEPSKDELDRRRAELEAKLRALRPPEAAPAEPRRASGQGSALGQAMRVSTEFVAGLAVGAALGYGADRLLGTSPWCFILFFLLGFVASVLNAFRAAGLTKPQERRDS from the coding sequence ATGAGCGAGCCATCGAAGGACGAACTCGACCGTCGGCGCGCCGAACTCGAGGCGAAACTGCGCGCCTTGCGGCCACCAGAGGCTGCTCCCGCCGAGCCGCGGCGCGCCAGCGGTCAAGGCTCGGCTCTCGGCCAGGCGATGCGGGTATCGACCGAATTCGTCGCGGGGCTTGCGGTCGGGGCCGCTCTTGGATATGGGGCTGACCGACTCCTTGGCACTTCGCCCTGGTGTTTCATTCTTTTCTTCCTGCTCGGTTTTGTGGCGAGCGTTCTGAACGCTTTCCGCGCGGCCGGGCTCACAAAGCCGCAGGAACGCCGCGACAGCTAG
- a CDS encoding ATP synthase F0 subcomplex A subunit: MNPIEQFEISTLKSLGNLGNYHFAFTNSSAYMVLCFAIIAGVTLFAMRGDQLVPGRLQSAVEAIYEFIADTVRQSAGEEGMKFFPFVFSIFAFVLVCNLIGLVPYTFTVTSHIIVTASLAILVFAIVIGYGFWKNGLGFLHLFAPSGVPGWLMPLIVVIEIISFLSRPLSLSVRLFANMLAGHMALSIIASFVAILLGAGLWAILAPVPLAMTVALVALEALVAFLQAYVFAILTCIYLNDALHPHH, translated from the coding sequence ATGAATCCGATCGAGCAGTTCGAGATTTCGACGCTGAAGAGCCTCGGCAATCTGGGCAACTATCATTTCGCCTTCACCAACTCATCCGCCTACATGGTCCTGTGCTTCGCCATCATCGCGGGCGTGACCTTGTTCGCCATGCGCGGCGACCAGCTGGTGCCGGGACGGCTGCAATCGGCGGTGGAGGCGATCTACGAATTCATCGCCGACACGGTGCGCCAATCGGCGGGCGAAGAGGGCATGAAGTTCTTTCCCTTCGTGTTCTCGATCTTCGCCTTCGTGCTGGTCTGCAACCTGATCGGCCTCGTGCCCTACACCTTCACGGTCACGAGCCACATCATCGTCACGGCATCCTTGGCGATTTTGGTGTTTGCCATCGTCATCGGCTACGGATTTTGGAAGAACGGGCTCGGTTTCCTGCATCTCTTCGCCCCCTCGGGCGTGCCGGGCTGGCTGATGCCGCTCATTGTCGTAATCGAGATCATCTCCTTCCTGTCGCGCCCCTTGAGCCTCTCAGTGCGCCTGTTCGCCAACATGCTGGCCGGCCATATGGCGCTCAGCATCATCGCGAGCTTCGTGGCCATCCTGCTCGGAGCCGGCCTGTGGGCGATCCTGGCGCCGGTCCCCCTGGCGATGACGGTCGCGCTCGTCGCCCTCGAAGCACTCGTGGCGTTCCTCCAGGCCTATGTCTTTGCCATTCTGACCTGCATCTATCTCAACGACGCGCTGCACCCCCACCATTGA
- a CDS encoding ATP synthase F0 subcomplex C subunit, producing the protein MDPVAAKYIAAGLACLGMGGAAIGVGSVFGQFLSGALRNPSAADGQQGRLFLGFALAEAFGIFSLLIALLLLFVL; encoded by the coding sequence ATGGATCCCGTCGCTGCGAAGTATATTGCCGCTGGCCTTGCTTGTCTGGGCATGGGCGGCGCCGCCATCGGCGTGGGAAGCGTCTTCGGACAGTTCCTCTCCGGCGCGCTGCGCAATCCCTCGGCCGCCGATGGCCAGCAGGGCCGCCTCTTCCTCGGCTTCGCGCTCGCGGAAGCTTTCGGCATCTTCTCGCTACTGATCGCGCTGCTTTTGCTGTTCGTGCTCTGA
- a CDS encoding F-type H+-transporting ATPase subunit b, whose protein sequence is MAAGTKAATETQTEHKAGFPPFEPESFPSQLLWLAITFGAIYLFVSKVIVKRVGGTIAGRAARIARDLDEAAAAQARADEATAAYAKSLAEARDKAQGIARETRKAMNASSEAKRKAIEADLSTKLAGADKEIAARKADAMANVGAIAQETAAAIVTRLTGQTASAAELAKALSAMAKS, encoded by the coding sequence ATGGCCGCCGGAACCAAAGCCGCGACCGAGACGCAAACCGAGCATAAGGCGGGTTTCCCGCCATTCGAGCCCGAGTCTTTCCCCTCGCAGCTCCTATGGCTGGCGATCACCTTCGGCGCGATCTATCTTTTCGTCTCCAAAGTCATCGTCAAGCGGGTCGGCGGCACCATCGCCGGGCGCGCGGCCCGCATCGCGCGCGACCTCGACGAGGCGGCCGCCGCCCAGGCTCGCGCCGACGAGGCGACCGCGGCTTACGCGAAATCGCTCGCCGAAGCGCGCGACAAGGCTCAAGGCATAGCGCGCGAGACGCGCAAAGCCATGAACGCCTCGAGCGAAGCCAAGCGCAAGGCGATCGAGGCCGATCTCTCGACGAAGCTCGCCGGGGCCGACAAGGAGATCGCGGCGCGCAAGGCGGACGCCATGGCCAATGTCGGCGCCATCGCGCAGGAGACGGCCGCAGCGATCGTGACGCGGCTCACGGGCCAGACGGCCAGCGCCGCCGAGCTCGCGAAAGCGCTCTCCGCAATGGCGAAGAGCTGA
- a CDS encoding F-type H+-transporting ATPase subunit b: MAHLISDPEFWVAVASLIFLGLAAKLGAFKALGSGLDKRGARIAGELAEAKRLRDEAETLLASYEKRRQEAEAEAAAIISQAKVEAERLAKEAEIKLADFVTRRQKAAEQKIAQAEADATREVRSAAAEAAIRASEAILRGRSTGEAGRGLLAKSLDEIKSKLN, translated from the coding sequence ATGGCTCATCTCATTTCCGATCCCGAATTCTGGGTCGCCGTCGCCTCCCTGATCTTCCTTGGGCTCGCCGCCAAGCTCGGTGCCTTCAAGGCGCTCGGGAGCGGCCTCGACAAGCGTGGTGCGCGCATCGCCGGCGAGCTCGCCGAAGCCAAGCGCCTGCGCGACGAGGCGGAAACGCTCCTCGCCTCCTATGAGAAGCGTCGCCAGGAAGCCGAGGCCGAAGCCGCCGCCATCATCTCGCAGGCCAAGGTCGAGGCGGAACGGCTCGCCAAGGAAGCCGAGATCAAGCTCGCCGATTTCGTGACGAGACGTCAGAAGGCCGCCGAGCAGAAGATCGCCCAGGCGGAAGCCGATGCCACGCGCGAAGTGCGCAGCGCCGCGGCCGAGGCCGCGATCCGCGCCAGCGAGGCCATTTTGCGCGGGCGCTCGACGGGCGAAGCCGGGCGCGGCCTGCTCGCCAAGAGCCTCGACGAGATCAAGTCGAAGCTGAATTGA
- a CDS encoding haloacid dehalogenase superfamily, subfamily IA, variant 3 with third motif having DD or ED has protein sequence MPLLIFDCDGVLVDSEYLFARVASECLAEIGIAIDAGEAARRFAGVSLKDILAAVERERGLALPAGFEAYLISREDEAYARLLEPIAGVRDAILSIGLPRCVASSSLPDRISESLVVTKLDDLFGEEARFSTALVANGKPAPDIFLYAAQHMRKAPEACIVVEDSVPGVIGGVAAGMRVVGFVGGRHCGQDHGQRLTAAGAHIVIAEMAQLQPAVRSLIAKS, from the coding sequence ATGCCGCTCCTGATCTTCGATTGCGACGGCGTCCTGGTCGATTCGGAATATCTGTTCGCGCGCGTCGCTTCGGAATGCCTGGCGGAGATCGGCATCGCCATCGATGCCGGGGAAGCGGCGCGGCGCTTCGCCGGGGTGAGCCTCAAGGATATCCTGGCAGCTGTCGAGCGCGAGCGCGGCCTCGCCCTACCGGCGGGCTTCGAAGCGTATCTCATCAGCCGCGAGGATGAGGCCTATGCGCGGCTCCTCGAGCCCATCGCGGGCGTGCGCGACGCCATCCTTTCGATCGGCCTGCCGCGCTGCGTCGCCTCCTCCTCGCTCCCCGATCGGATCAGCGAATCGCTCGTGGTGACCAAGCTCGATGATCTGTTCGGCGAGGAGGCGCGCTTCTCGACCGCGCTCGTCGCCAATGGCAAGCCCGCCCCCGATATTTTCCTCTACGCCGCCCAGCATATGCGCAAGGCGCCCGAGGCCTGCATCGTGGTCGAGGACTCGGTGCCGGGCGTGATCGGCGGCGTCGCTGCCGGAATGCGCGTCGTCGGCTTTGTCGGCGGACGCCATTGCGGGCAAGACCATGGGCAGCGCCTGACGGCAGCCGGAGCCCATATCGTGATCGCCGAGATGGCGCAGCTGCAGCCGGCGGTCCGGAGCCTGATCGCCAAATCCTGA